Below is a genomic region from Isosphaeraceae bacterium EP7.
GGCTAGCTTGTCTGGGAGGTTTGCGGGTCATGGATGGCCGTTGAGTGGACTTGCGGCGGTTGTCAATCCGGCTAGAATGCGCGTGATCGCGGCCGCGTTCGCGTGCCGTCTCATCTTGATTGGCCTCGGGCCGCCCATCCTTCCGAGGTCGCGGCCCCGGGGCCTTCCGGTGTGGTAAACTGACGGGGTCGGCGGCATGTCCGCCCGAGCCTCGGGGCGTGGCCGGCGGCCACGCGTGCGGGTGAAGTGAGCGGGTCGCCCCGGAGGGGTCGGCCGGATCCTTTTCACAGGGAGGTGTCGACTGATGGGAGACGCTCGTTGGAACTCCGCGGCCCGTTCCGGCCTCCCCTGGATGCTGCTTGGCATGGCGCTCGCCTGGGGGGCCGGCGTAGGCGGGCCTCCCTCGGTCTCGGCGCAGGGGCCTCTGGGCGTCGATCGCGGTCGGCCGTCGGCCGGCGGCGAGCAGGGATCGCAGGGCTCGGCCTCGGGCACCATCGCCCTGACGGCCACCCTGGGCAGCGGGGCCCAGTTGCTCTATCTGGTCGACACCAGGCTCCAGTCGCTGGCCATCTACAGGGTGGATCCGACTACCGGCAACAACAGCAAGGGGTCGTTGAAGCTGGAGGCGCAGAGGCACTATGGCCAGGATCTGAAGCTGACCGAGTTCAACAACGCACCCCCCGAGGTCCGCTCCATCGAAGCCATGGTGCGGACGCTCCCTCCCAAATAAGCGGCGACGCGGACGTGTACGGCGTCGCGTCGGCCGCCTGAGCCTCGCGAAGCCCGAATCCCACGGCCCGAGTCGGTATACCCGGAACGGGCCGATCTTCTCAGGAGCACGTCCGATGGCGCAGTTCTATACGCTGGAAGAGGCAGCCCGCGTCCTCGGGATGAGCCCCGAGGAGCTGAAGGTCAAGGCGCAACATCGCGAGGTCCGCGCGTTCATGGACGGCGGGACCTGGCAGTTCCGCGTCGCCGATGTCGACGAGCTGGCACGCCGCAGGGGCCTGGGCAGCGACCCCGAGCTGTCCCTGTCCGACCTCGACCTGGACATTCCCGCCGGCTCCGACAGCCACAACCTGGACCTCTCCGAGTTCCAGCTCGGCGTGGTCAACCCCGACCTGGGGCCCCCCACGGTCAACCTCTCGGCCGACTCCGGCGACGACCTGGACATCCTGCTCGACGAGACGACCCTGCCCCCCGGCCCCTCCTCGGGCTCCAGCTCGACGATCCTGGGGATGAAGCCCTCGGGCAAGCGCCCCAGCGACTCCGACGTGCGGCTGGTGCCCGACCTGACCATGCGCGGGTCGAGCGACTCCGACGTGCGGCTCTCGCCTCAGGCGAAGATGCCCAGCGACTCCGACGTGACGCTCATCAGCGACATCTCGTCGGATGACCTGGCCCCGGTCCTCCCCGGCTCGCGGTCGGGCGACACCTCCTTCCAGCCGAGCCCCTCGCTCGGCAGCTCGGACGAGCTCCATGCGATCGAGTCGGACAGCGACTTCGAGCTCTCCAGCCCGTCGTCGAACCTGATCGACGCCCTCCAGCCGGAGTCGGGCAGCGACTTCGAGCTGACGGCCCTGGACGCCAGCAGCGACGAGTTCGAGGCGACCCCGCTGTCGCCGGCCGACTCCGACGTGACGGCCGCCGAGCCGTCGCTCTCGGGCATCAACCTGGGCCGGCCCAGCGACTCGGGCATCAACCTGCTCGGCCCCGGCGCCTTCGACCTGAGCCAGGCCGACTCGATCGAGCTGGCCCCGCTCGACGGCGACGAGCCCGCCCCCAAGGCCCCGCCCAGGCCGGTCACCAGGCCGGCCGCCGCAGCCGCCCCCAAGGCCCCCGACAAGGACATCTTCGAGGACACCGACTTCGAGGTCGACGCCCTCGGCACCGACGAGTCGGGCGACGACCGGACGGTGCAGCTCGAGGCCGCCAGCGACTTCGAGCTGGAGGATTCCGACAGCGCCTCGGAAGTCTTCGCCATCGACGAGGACGACGTCGATCAGAACGCCGCCACCGCCATGGCCCCGGCCTTGCTCGAAGAAGAAGACGATGAGGATGCCTTCGGCGACCTGGGCGGCGCGGCCGCCAGCGGCGACTCGGCCGGCAGCGGCTGGGACGTGGAGCGCGAGGACGACGCCACCGGCTCACGCGCCGCGCCGGCCGCGATGATGGCCAGCTCCGCGTCGTCGGCCGAGTGGGGCGGCCTCTGGGTCGGCGTCCTCGGTGCCGCTGCCGTGTTCACGC
It encodes:
- a CDS encoding DNA-binding protein, with the translated sequence MAQFYTLEEAARVLGMSPEELKVKAQHREVRAFMDGGTWQFRVADVDELARRRGLGSDPELSLSDLDLDIPAGSDSHNLDLSEFQLGVVNPDLGPPTVNLSADSGDDLDILLDETTLPPGPSSGSSSTILGMKPSGKRPSDSDVRLVPDLTMRGSSDSDVRLSPQAKMPSDSDVTLISDISSDDLAPVLPGSRSGDTSFQPSPSLGSSDELHAIESDSDFELSSPSSNLIDALQPESGSDFELTALDASSDEFEATPLSPADSDVTAAEPSLSGINLGRPSDSGINLLGPGAFDLSQADSIELAPLDGDEPAPKAPPRPVTRPAAAAAPKAPDKDIFEDTDFEVDALGTDESGDDRTVQLEAASDFELEDSDSASEVFAIDEDDVDQNAATAMAPALLEEEDDEDAFGDLGGAAASGDSAGSGWDVEREDDATGSRAAPAAMMASSASSAEWGGLWVGVLGAAAVFTLVLALVSLDLVRNLYEFRGDTPASGLIRSLAGLVG